In a genomic window of Mucilaginibacter sp. KACC 22063:
- a CDS encoding isochorismatase family protein, whose amino-acid sequence MITTIDKKTALVLIDLQKGIASMPTAHPSSEVIAKAAELVKAFREKELPIVYVNVNPVGSKWTQVRADQPSKMPKDPEAVKQTIASMTANGFFDLVPEIDARETDVHITKHTWSAFFKTDIHQKLQELEVTGIVLAGIATSIGVEGTARDANMNGYNLTFASDAMTDLHASAHEHSLSLIFPRIGEVGTTEEIITKLNEI is encoded by the coding sequence ATGATCACAACAATTGATAAGAAAACAGCTTTGGTTTTAATAGACTTGCAAAAGGGTATCGCAAGTATGCCGACAGCACACCCTTCGTCAGAAGTAATTGCAAAAGCAGCTGAATTGGTAAAAGCTTTTCGTGAAAAGGAATTGCCAATAGTATATGTAAATGTTAATCCTGTTGGCTCTAAATGGACACAGGTACGTGCCGATCAGCCAAGTAAAATGCCTAAAGATCCGGAAGCTGTAAAACAAACTATTGCCTCCATGACGGCAAACGGATTTTTTGATCTGGTGCCTGAAATTGATGCCCGTGAAACGGATGTACATATCACTAAACACACCTGGAGCGCCTTTTTTAAAACAGACATACATCAAAAGCTTCAGGAACTGGAAGTTACCGGAATTGTATTAGCCGGTATTGCTACAAGCATAGGTGTAGAAGGTACAGCTCGCGATGCAAACATGAATGGCTACAACCTCACCTTTGCAAGCGATGCCATGACAGATCTGCATGCTTCGGCACATGAGCATAGCCTTTCACTTATTTTTCCGCGGATTGGAGAGGTCGGAACAACAGAAGAAATCATCACCAAACTAAACGAAATTTAA
- a CDS encoding MFS transporter, producing MTEAVNKESIQWRFLLPLILGTMLNPLNSTMLATALMNLCQSFKVSIGQGAILITSLYITSTVAQPLMGRLADIYSPKKINTIGFVLALAAAIVGIAAPGFEWLIVSRILLGLGTSAAYPSAMAIINRKYAEEGKAVPGRVLGIIAISAQVSMVLGPVLGGLLTQWFNWRGIFMINIPWVIVAIILSQAIPDYPPAKASRETSLFKRLDVAGITIFSGFLLALLFTLINHQFTWILPIISVALFVMLILWERKQPSPFIDVRLLASKPALLMVYLRTLATTYILYQVLYAIPQWLEGVKLLSPAKTGLMMLPESAMAMLSAYLIAKSKNIFGQNLTGVTVMLLACIGWFTLGHGSSIIYILGITLILGIAEGVNIIANQALLNQEAPLAQKGVSFGLMRTFGYLGAIVSSTQIKMLFHNGVSDQSFHLIGVFTICSSLLLTVLLIPLWFRRKVLQAGS from the coding sequence ATGACAGAAGCTGTGAATAAGGAAAGTATCCAGTGGCGCTTCTTGCTGCCGCTGATACTTGGTACTATGCTTAACCCGCTAAATTCTACCATGCTGGCTACGGCATTAATGAATTTATGCCAATCGTTTAAAGTAAGCATAGGCCAGGGTGCTATCCTTATCACGTCATTATACATTACTTCCACAGTAGCTCAACCCCTGATGGGGCGGCTTGCTGATATATACAGTCCCAAGAAAATCAATACCATCGGTTTTGTACTGGCTTTAGCAGCGGCCATTGTTGGTATTGCGGCGCCGGGTTTCGAGTGGTTGATCGTGTCCAGAATATTATTAGGATTGGGTACCTCTGCGGCATATCCGTCAGCTATGGCTATCATTAACAGAAAATATGCTGAAGAAGGAAAGGCAGTTCCGGGTAGGGTATTAGGTATCATAGCTATATCGGCACAGGTAAGTATGGTACTCGGTCCGGTATTAGGCGGCTTACTTACCCAGTGGTTCAATTGGCGTGGGATATTTATGATCAATATACCGTGGGTAATTGTAGCCATCATACTATCGCAAGCAATACCTGATTATCCACCCGCTAAAGCCAGCAGAGAAACCAGCCTGTTTAAACGCCTTGATGTGGCAGGCATAACAATATTCAGCGGATTTCTACTTGCCTTGTTGTTTACACTCATCAATCACCAGTTTACATGGATTTTGCCGATAATATCAGTGGCATTATTTGTTATGCTGATACTGTGGGAAAGGAAACAGCCATCGCCGTTTATTGATGTGCGTTTGCTGGCTTCAAAACCTGCATTGCTGATGGTTTATCTGCGTACATTAGCTACAACTTACATCCTCTACCAGGTGCTTTACGCCATACCGCAATGGTTGGAAGGTGTTAAGCTGTTATCGCCTGCTAAAACTGGTTTAATGATGCTGCCCGAATCGGCAATGGCCATGTTATCTGCCTACCTGATTGCTAAAAGCAAAAATATTTTCGGTCAAAATTTAACAGGCGTAACCGTGATGCTATTAGCCTGCATTGGTTGGTTCACGCTTGGTCATGGCAGCAGTATCATTTATATTTTAGGTATTACGTTGATTTTAGGCATTGCCGAAGGTGTGAATATCATTGCCAACCAGGCGCTGCTTAATCAGGAAGCGCCGCTTGCACAAAAAGGGGTATCATTTGGGTTGATGCGTACCTTTGGTTATTTAGGCGCAATTGTATCAAGCACACAAATTAAAATGCTATTTCATAACGGAGTAAGTGATCAAAGCTTTCATCTGATAGGCGTATTTACCATCTGCTCCAGCTTGTTGCTGACAGTACTACTTATACCACTGTGGTTTAGAAGGAAAGTGTTGCAGGCTGGTAGCTAA